Within the Malus sylvestris chromosome 4, drMalSylv7.2, whole genome shotgun sequence genome, the region TCAAGGCTTGCGCCAGAGTGGTGAAGCAGATGGAAGATGGTGTGAAATCGCACGGATTTGGGGTGGATAGAAAGGGAGGGGAAATTCATTGCCGAGTTTTGAAGTTGGGGTTCGATCGTGATCTGTATGTGCAGAATTCGTTGCTTTTTGTGTACTGTCAGTGTGGGTTTGTGAGACTTGCCCGGTGCGTGTTCGACGAAATGACTGAGAGAAGTGTTGCTTCTTGGAATATTATGATATCGGCTTATGACCGGATTAACGATTTTGAAACCGCGGATTCTTTGTTTCGATCGATGCCTGAGAAGAATGTGGTTTCCTGGAATACTTTGTTGGCAAGGCATGTTAGGTTGAGCAACATTGAGGCTGCGGAAATGGTGTTCCGAGAGATGACAGGGAGGGATTCAGTTTCTTGGAATTCTATGATTGCTGGGTATGTTCAGGTTAGAGATTATGATGGAGCATTGAAGCTCTTCCGTGAAATGCAAGTTGCCGAGGTGGAAGCTACTGAAGTAACGCTCGTATCGATCTTGGGTGCTTGTGCTGAAACCGGCGCATTGGAGATTGGAAGGAAGATCCACGAGTCCCTGAAGCACCATAAGATTGGAGGGTATTTGGGGGTTGCCCTTGTAGATATGTATTCGAAATGCGGAAAAGTGAATTCAGCCTGGGAAGTGTTCCATGAGCTGAAAATGAAACCTGTCGGCTGCTGGAACGCCATGATTGTGGGTCTGGCCGTACATGGTTACTGCAAGGAGGCTCTGAAATTGTTCAAAACTATGGAAACGCAGCATGGCGAAGTCAGGCCTAATCGGATTACATTCATCGGCGTTCTCATTGCGTGCAGCCACAAAGGTTTGGTGGAAGAAGGACGCCGGTATTTCAATCACATGATTCAAGAATACAATATCATGCCGGACAATAAGCATTACGGTTGCATGGTTGATCTTCTCAGCAGAACGGGATTGCTTGAAGAAGCCTACGAGATGATCAAAACTGTGCCTTGCGGCTCAAGCTCCTTGCTGTGGAGGACCTTGTTGGGTGCTTGTAGGGTACATGGAAACGTAGAATTGGCGGAACAAAGCTTTCGGCAGCTTGC harbors:
- the LOC126619900 gene encoding pentatricopeptide repeat-containing protein At5g15300-like, with product MVITSDTNVVVSELFRYIIESQSAVESSELSEWKMLSVNLAVSLTLSKLLQLPHFSSIAQVESAQAFLTKAGLFFSHQPIVGKLVAFASLSPLGCLAHAHALFEETAMDDPFVCNTMIRAYSNSVFPVRAIQIYNRMQEMGVGSDHFTFNFALKACARVVKQMEDGVKSHGFGVDRKGGEIHCRVLKLGFDRDLYVQNSLLFVYCQCGFVRLARCVFDEMTERSVASWNIMISAYDRINDFETADSLFRSMPEKNVVSWNTLLARHVRLSNIEAAEMVFREMTGRDSVSWNSMIAGYVQVRDYDGALKLFREMQVAEVEATEVTLVSILGACAETGALEIGRKIHESLKHHKIGGYLGVALVDMYSKCGKVNSAWEVFHELKMKPVGCWNAMIVGLAVHGYCKEALKLFKTMETQHGEVRPNRITFIGVLIACSHKGLVEEGRRYFNHMIQEYNIMPDNKHYGCMVDLLSRTGLLEEAYEMIKTVPCGSSSLLWRTLLGACRVHGNVELAEQSFRQLAKLEPLRDADYVLLSNVYAEAERWDDVERLRNEMICKGVSKTLGFSHV